Proteins found in one Paenibacillus sp. FSL R10-2782 genomic segment:
- a CDS encoding GNAT family N-acetyltransferase translates to MEIVKYQDSDYESLVAFMRINWSSEHAIYNKELFDWQYRVDEDGLAESLLLVDNGCIEGFLGVIPGEYSSNGEQYKGISFAMWIVSEKYKNSGLGIMLMKEAEKYNPVCLTLGCNFQVVPMYERMGYSYSDHLNRYVIPLDVNGYVNLLKDPVDQASIEQWIAGVEERLIHSYSPILNITGEELEQLYINSVQHRFSLSQYRSASFWDWRYINSAGYKYLFFGDSTSEGIVVARLDRVHAPDENIHGTKVLRIIEIIPVNADVWKGIADHRLNEMIAGVLSWARDQGCAAADYQLSSNRLEHVLESIGFKKQNIDYTPTECGLAGLFQPFRHRVNPINFVWKIKNNEGAFQNTEVNDIYLVKTDGDMDRPNIWPLPKGWN, encoded by the coding sequence TTGGAAATTGTAAAATATCAAGATTCTGATTATGAATCGCTGGTTGCATTTATGAGAATTAATTGGTCTTCAGAGCATGCCATTTATAATAAAGAATTGTTCGATTGGCAGTATCGGGTTGATGAGGACGGTTTAGCAGAATCCCTGCTTCTGGTCGACAATGGCTGCATTGAGGGATTCCTTGGGGTCATTCCTGGTGAGTATAGTTCTAACGGAGAACAATATAAAGGCATCAGTTTCGCAATGTGGATTGTGTCAGAAAAGTATAAAAACAGTGGCTTGGGAATTATGCTTATGAAAGAAGCAGAGAAGTATAATCCGGTGTGTTTGACTTTAGGCTGTAATTTTCAAGTGGTACCTATGTATGAGCGTATGGGGTATTCGTATTCAGATCATTTGAACCGTTACGTCATCCCGCTCGATGTGAACGGTTATGTGAATTTACTAAAGGACCCGGTTGATCAAGCGAGCATTGAGCAATGGATAGCGGGTGTTGAAGAAAGATTGATACATTCATACAGCCCTATACTCAATATTACGGGTGAGGAGTTAGAGCAATTATACATTAATAGTGTTCAACATCGTTTTTCACTTTCTCAGTATCGTAGCGCCTCCTTTTGGGATTGGAGGTATATAAATAGCGCGGGCTATAAGTATTTATTTTTCGGTGATTCCACTTCTGAAGGGATTGTAGTTGCACGACTAGATCGAGTACATGCTCCCGATGAGAACATCCATGGCACAAAAGTGTTAAGGATTATAGAAATCATTCCAGTTAATGCTGATGTTTGGAAAGGAATAGCAGATCATCGCTTGAACGAGATGATAGCTGGAGTCTTATCATGGGCCCGAGATCAAGGGTGTGCTGCGGCAGATTATCAGTTAAGTTCAAATCGTTTAGAACATGTCCTGGAATCTATTGGATTTAAAAAACAAAATATAGACTACACTCCAACGGAATGTGGATTGGCAGGTTTGTTCCAGCCTTTTCGGCATCGTGTTAATCCCATTAATTTTGTATGGAAAATTAAAAATAATGAAGGTGCTTTTCAAAATACGGAAGTGAATGATATATATCTTGTTAAAACTGATGGAGATATGGATCGACCGAACATTTGGCCACTTCCTAAAGGGTGGAATTGA
- a CDS encoding TylF/MycF/NovP-related O-methyltransferase encodes MVDKEKVVIFGAGDGGLRVHYLLSDEFEVIAFADNDVSKQGSKFLSKSVVAPNEICKLEFDYVIIANIHGESVYKQLTEELSIEKEKIIDYYMSLKFDTRLALLRQIADEINECGVKGSVAELGVFKGEFSKYINRIFPDRQLYLFDTFSGFDQKDIDNENKGDFSNSVAGEFCNSDVELVLEKMAFKDNCIVKKGYFPETASDVNETFAFVSLDVDLYQPILEGLKFFYPKMSDGGYIIIHDYNSTRFHGVKQAVREYCREHGVKYTPISDLCGSVAIMK; translated from the coding sequence TTGGTTGATAAAGAAAAAGTAGTTATTTTTGGTGCAGGTGACGGGGGACTTCGTGTTCATTATCTATTAAGTGATGAATTCGAGGTTATTGCATTTGCAGACAACGATGTATCTAAACAAGGCTCGAAATTTTTGTCCAAATCGGTCGTCGCTCCTAATGAAATCTGTAAGCTTGAATTCGATTATGTAATTATAGCGAATATTCACGGAGAATCAGTGTACAAGCAACTCACTGAAGAGTTATCGATTGAAAAGGAAAAAATTATTGACTATTATATGAGTTTGAAATTTGACACTAGGCTGGCTCTATTACGGCAAATTGCTGATGAAATAAATGAGTGTGGAGTAAAGGGAAGTGTAGCAGAACTCGGTGTGTTTAAGGGGGAATTTTCTAAGTATATTAACCGGATTTTTCCTGATCGCCAATTATATTTATTTGATACCTTTAGCGGTTTTGACCAAAAGGATATTGATAACGAGAATAAAGGGGATTTTTCAAACTCGGTTGCTGGAGAATTTTGCAATTCGGATGTGGAGTTAGTGTTGGAAAAGATGGCGTTTAAAGATAATTGTATTGTGAAAAAAGGATATTTTCCAGAAACAGCAAGTGATGTGAATGAAACTTTTGCATTTGTTAGTCTTGATGTTGATTTGTATCAGCCTATTCTCGAAGGCCTAAAATTTTTCTATCCTAAGATGTCAGATGGAGGATATATTATAATCCATGACTACAACAGTACTCGATTTCATGGTGTAAAGCAGGCGGTTAGAGAGTATTGCAGAGAACATGGTGTTAAGTACACGCCTATAAGTGACTTATGTGGTAGTGTCGCCATTATGAAGTAA
- a CDS encoding polysaccharide deacetylase family protein, translated as MGNIAAMYHYVREKKGWDGIVPMHPHDFEEQLDLISKTHRIISLDEIDKFNSEPWCVLTFDDGTKDQYTFAFDILKKKGIPAYFTIMSGPHITGNIPLVHLVHTVLSFKSDEEIWELLSGMYDTCGVEEESQIYKYEQNKLRRYNKFMLNFKLSVTEATIFLESIFQSLFPDKYKFINDFYISTEEIVEMSQAGMTIGVHAHNHIPYNGDPQEFYDIEIGPCKDWMKSVLGINPIWYTPAFGGGVNQKLMLDKLTPVLVQNGFVGAFSTREGEISDNREFWMDRIDCIRLPPLGTSSYNL; from the coding sequence TTGGGTAATATTGCTGCGATGTACCACTATGTACGTGAGAAGAAGGGATGGGATGGTATTGTTCCCATGCATCCCCATGACTTTGAAGAACAGCTAGATTTAATTAGCAAGACACATCGAATTATCTCGTTGGACGAGATTGATAAGTTCAATTCGGAACCATGGTGTGTACTAACGTTTGATGATGGAACAAAAGATCAATACACGTTTGCCTTTGACATTTTGAAAAAAAAAGGAATTCCTGCATATTTTACAATCATGTCTGGTCCACACATCACAGGAAACATTCCATTAGTTCATTTGGTTCACACGGTGCTCTCTTTCAAATCTGATGAAGAGATATGGGAATTACTGAGTGGGATGTATGATACGTGCGGTGTGGAAGAGGAAAGTCAAATCTATAAGTATGAACAGAATAAACTACGTAGATACAATAAATTTATGCTTAATTTTAAATTATCTGTTACCGAAGCAACTATCTTTCTCGAATCTATTTTTCAGTCCTTGTTTCCCGATAAGTATAAATTTATAAATGATTTTTATATAAGTACAGAAGAAATAGTCGAAATGAGCCAGGCAGGAATGACTATAGGTGTGCATGCTCATAATCATATTCCTTATAATGGCGATCCACAGGAATTTTATGATATTGAAATCGGTCCTTGTAAAGATTGGATGAAGAGTGTTTTAGGTATAAATCCGATTTGGTACACGCCTGCCTTTGGTGGTGGTGTTAACCAAAAGTTAATGTTGGACAAACTAACTCCTGTTCTAGTACAGAATGGATTTGTGGGTGCTTTTAGTACAAGAGAAGGGGAGATTTCTGACAACAGAGAGTTTTGGATGGATAGAATAGACTGTATACGTCTACCTCCTCTAGGGACATCATCGTATAATCTGTAG
- a CDS encoding HAD-IIIC family phosphatase — MRKNKLLILSDSNLNPMVRFLEGPFQDLTLEVTEAPYNQVNQVLMNSDHSVWSEKKDILLLWTSPEKVIPSFNKLLEYKEIDIGDVLNEVDQFCELIIRAEGKAKHIFVVSWSLPPHYRWIQSMTLKHNVGLSNVLMQMNLRLSERLQKHDHVIILDSNYWYTAIQQKSYDAKMYALGKIQFSRDFFLFVSNELKSIVSGLYGQSKKLIICDLDNTLWGGIIGDDGIDNIKLGGIDPVGESFKLFQQELQRLSNRGVILAICSKNSEPIALEMIEQHPEMILKKKDFSSIRINWNDKAANVVEIVKELNLGLQSVVFLDDNPSERDRIKQALPEIYVPDLPVDVTQYPVFISQLDCFETPAITLEDRKRTDWFKQEQKRESIKLNAGSLEEWLHSLEIKLTPHKLDKLLLTRAVQLMNKTNQFNMATRRFTIEEYWSWSELPNNHAILFEVEDKFGNAGYTGLISVSSDDGGQAEIHDFVMSCRVMGKGIEEAMLYLVTKHFLPHNIKATYVKTEKNKPFYDFISKKYRDVSKNNELNLGEIFLPHHILLKECSF; from the coding sequence ATGAGAAAAAATAAACTATTAATCCTCTCTGATTCTAATCTAAATCCGATGGTTCGTTTTCTAGAGGGACCTTTTCAGGATTTGACGTTAGAAGTGACAGAGGCCCCTTATAACCAAGTGAATCAGGTTCTTATGAATTCTGATCACTCCGTATGGTCGGAAAAAAAGGATATATTGCTTTTATGGACAAGTCCTGAGAAAGTAATTCCTTCTTTTAATAAACTGCTGGAATATAAGGAAATTGATATCGGTGATGTTCTTAATGAAGTCGATCAATTTTGCGAGCTTATTATCAGGGCTGAGGGAAAAGCCAAACATATTTTTGTTGTGTCTTGGTCCCTCCCACCTCATTACCGTTGGATACAATCGATGACATTAAAGCACAATGTAGGATTAAGTAATGTACTTATGCAAATGAATCTACGTCTTTCAGAACGACTACAAAAGCATGATCATGTTATTATTCTTGATTCTAACTATTGGTATACTGCAATCCAACAAAAAAGTTACGATGCTAAAATGTATGCACTTGGGAAAATTCAGTTCTCGCGTGATTTTTTTCTCTTTGTATCCAATGAGCTAAAATCAATCGTTAGTGGTCTATACGGACAAAGTAAAAAGCTAATTATCTGTGATCTGGATAATACGCTCTGGGGTGGCATTATTGGCGACGATGGCATTGACAACATCAAACTGGGGGGGATTGATCCCGTCGGTGAGAGTTTCAAGCTTTTTCAGCAAGAATTGCAAAGATTGAGTAACCGAGGTGTCATTCTGGCTATTTGCAGTAAAAACAGCGAACCGATAGCACTAGAAATGATAGAACAGCATCCGGAAATGATTCTGAAAAAAAAGGATTTTTCTTCAATTCGAATCAACTGGAACGACAAGGCTGCCAATGTTGTTGAAATTGTAAAAGAACTCAATCTAGGTCTGCAATCTGTTGTGTTTTTGGATGATAATCCATCTGAAAGAGATCGTATCAAGCAAGCTCTTCCTGAAATATATGTACCTGACCTACCTGTAGATGTAACTCAATATCCAGTTTTTATTAGCCAACTGGATTGTTTTGAGACTCCTGCTATAACGTTGGAGGATCGTAAACGAACAGACTGGTTCAAACAGGAGCAAAAGCGGGAGTCGATAAAGTTAAACGCAGGATCATTGGAAGAATGGCTCCACTCACTTGAAATTAAGCTGACTCCACATAAATTAGATAAATTATTGCTAACACGGGCTGTACAGTTAATGAATAAAACGAATCAGTTTAACATGGCGACCCGCAGGTTTACGATTGAAGAGTATTGGTCCTGGAGTGAACTACCGAATAATCATGCAATCTTATTTGAAGTGGAAGACAAATTTGGAAATGCAGGTTATACAGGACTGATTTCGGTTTCATCTGATGATGGAGGTCAGGCTGAAATCCATGATTTTGTTATGAGTTGTCGTGTCATGGGCAAGGGAATTGAGGAAGCAATGCTTTATTTAGTTACCAAGCATTTTTTACCTCATAATATTAAGGCTACGTATGTAAAGACGGAAAAGAATAAACCTTTTTATGATTTTATTTCAAAGAAGTATAGGGATGTATCTAAAAACAATGAATTAAATTTAGGAGAGATATTTCTACCTCATCATATCTTACTTAAGGAGTGCTCTTTTTGA
- a CDS encoding phosphopantetheine-binding protein, whose translation MNKFELVQSIISKIMNVPVEKVTLESVKSDFEHWDSLNQLNLVMELEAIFNVSIPIDEIANIDSVQSILHILNSIHN comes from the coding sequence TTGAATAAATTTGAGTTGGTTCAATCAATAATATCTAAAATTATGAATGTGCCTGTCGAAAAAGTGACGTTGGAATCGGTAAAAAGTGACTTTGAACATTGGGATTCGCTCAATCAATTGAATTTAGTGATGGAACTTGAAGCTATTTTTAATGTGTCTATTCCCATTGATGAAATAGCTAATATAGATTCAGTGCAAAGCATTTTGCATATTTTGAATAGTATTCATAATTAA
- a CDS encoding multimeric flavodoxin domain-containing protein, translating into MRSSKETLELKKILSNDKLSNVEVYKLLDHELTKLIGNFESIDSNSRQVIVTEIEQLISDYKNWGLYLTSFLLTCTKDQKFLDDIFESIEKEVRIDVLHFVYWQITSFLFTTPKLKTEENTNRLRRIYRKYFEYFNNQIANEANWIPYEERNQDLVVVVAGQMLSMLHSPTQVALDHCKALYNLKKNIFLINTADMPRSITTPYFGAVLSNYVEGYNQTEKLVYEDLSIPFFQCKKEMPNGAQISELIQMILHLKPLFVLSVSGSNVSADLFSNFVPVITLPLAYDLPISESTFSILPRKVNTADLNTLEELSRSRESVIESVFTYKYTPPQTKMHREYWGLGEDNFVLAIVGNRLDTELDDSFLTKLDDLLKCNDHTRIMFIGELKNYNKITNRYITLDKQSVHVGVQKDLAAVYEVCDAYLNTFRSGGGTSAAIALRQGLPVFTYAFGDVAHTAGEHYHINSFDDVNTFIKNWENPVFREHEKSVAISRASEIFDSEKVMKEVIETMTKSPHFY; encoded by the coding sequence ATGAGAAGTTCCAAAGAAACGCTTGAATTAAAAAAAATACTATCGAATGATAAATTATCAAATGTGGAAGTATACAAATTACTGGACCATGAACTAACCAAATTAATTGGAAACTTTGAAAGTATAGATTCAAATAGTCGTCAAGTGATAGTAACTGAAATCGAACAATTGATATCGGATTATAAGAATTGGGGGCTATATTTAACGTCATTTTTACTCACCTGTACAAAGGATCAGAAGTTTTTGGATGATATTTTTGAATCTATAGAAAAAGAAGTAAGAATAGATGTGCTACATTTTGTTTACTGGCAAATTACGAGCTTTCTTTTTACTACTCCTAAATTAAAAACGGAGGAAAATACTAACAGACTGAGAAGGATATATCGAAAATATTTTGAGTATTTTAATAATCAAATTGCAAACGAGGCGAATTGGATTCCTTATGAAGAACGCAACCAAGATCTTGTAGTTGTTGTAGCGGGACAGATGCTTTCTATGTTACATAGTCCAACACAAGTAGCGCTAGATCATTGCAAAGCTTTATATAATCTCAAAAAAAATATTTTTCTTATCAATACCGCAGACATGCCAAGATCTATAACCACGCCTTATTTCGGAGCTGTCCTATCTAACTATGTTGAGGGGTACAATCAAACTGAAAAGCTAGTGTATGAAGATTTAAGTATTCCATTCTTTCAATGTAAAAAGGAAATGCCAAATGGTGCCCAGATATCAGAGCTAATCCAAATGATATTACATTTAAAGCCGCTTTTTGTTTTATCTGTCTCAGGCTCAAATGTAAGCGCCGACCTATTTTCTAATTTTGTGCCTGTTATCACTCTGCCATTAGCTTATGATCTCCCCATCTCAGAGAGCACATTTTCTATTTTGCCCAGAAAAGTAAACACAGCAGATTTGAACACCCTAGAAGAATTAAGCAGGTCTCGGGAATCTGTTATTGAGAGTGTGTTTACTTATAAATATACGCCTCCACAGACTAAAATGCATAGAGAGTATTGGGGGTTAGGCGAGGACAATTTTGTATTGGCCATAGTAGGTAATCGGCTTGATACGGAGCTAGACGATTCTTTTTTAACAAAGCTGGACGATTTGCTGAAATGTAATGATCATACCCGCATTATGTTTATAGGTGAACTTAAAAATTATAATAAGATAACGAATCGATATATCACTCTTGATAAACAATCTGTTCATGTCGGAGTTCAAAAGGATTTAGCCGCTGTTTATGAAGTGTGTGACGCGTATTTGAACACATTTCGATCTGGAGGTGGTACTTCTGCGGCTATTGCATTAAGGCAAGGGCTACCCGTTTTTACATATGCCTTCGGGGATGTTGCTCACACGGCAGGAGAGCACTATCATATTAACAGTTTTGATGATGTGAATACATTTATAAAAAATTGGGAAAACCCCGTATTTAGGGAACACGAAAAATCTGTAGCAATAAGCAGGGCGAGTGAAATCTTTGACAGTGAGAAGGTTATGAAAGAGGTTATAGAGACTATGACTAAATCACCACACTTTTATTAA
- a CDS encoding aminotransferase class I/II-fold pyridoxal phosphate-dependent enzyme — protein sequence MSNRDRIYLSSPHMGGFEQQYITEAFETNWIAPLGKNVDAFESEVANYLGCGGAVALSSGTAAIHLSLILLGVEKDDIVFCSSLTFVASANPILYQGAIPVFIDSEPDSWNMSPEALERALKTYADKGKKPKAVVIVNLYGQSADYDRLKKICDYYEVPIVEDAAESLGATYDKQMSGTLGKFGILSFNGNKIITTSGGGMLVSDDLEALSRARHYATQAREKAIHYQHEDLGFNYRLSNVLAGIGRGQLRVLDERIQQKREVFEKYRYELSGIDGIQFMPEKSFGKSTRWLTTMTIDPEILGSSVSDLIGYLGKDNIESRPVWKPLHLQPLFKDAVYFTHESGVDISQILFEKGVCLPSGTNMSVDEQSFVINQMKAFFR from the coding sequence ATGTCCAACCGAGATAGAATTTATTTATCTTCACCGCATATGGGCGGGTTTGAACAGCAATATATCACAGAGGCCTTCGAAACGAACTGGATTGCCCCTCTGGGCAAAAATGTAGACGCTTTTGAATCAGAGGTGGCAAACTACTTAGGATGTGGAGGTGCTGTTGCCCTAAGTTCTGGAACAGCAGCGATTCACTTGTCTTTGATATTGCTTGGTGTGGAAAAGGATGATATTGTTTTTTGTTCTTCTCTTACCTTTGTTGCCAGTGCTAACCCGATCTTATATCAAGGTGCAATTCCTGTCTTTATCGATTCAGAACCGGACAGTTGGAATATGTCCCCTGAGGCACTAGAGCGAGCATTGAAGACTTATGCAGATAAGGGGAAAAAGCCTAAGGCTGTAGTCATAGTCAATTTGTACGGACAGAGTGCAGACTACGATCGCTTGAAAAAAATATGTGATTATTACGAGGTGCCAATTGTAGAAGATGCTGCGGAATCACTCGGAGCAACTTACGACAAGCAAATGAGTGGAACGCTTGGGAAATTCGGTATTCTTTCATTTAATGGAAATAAGATTATTACCACTTCTGGCGGAGGCATGCTGGTTTCAGATGATTTAGAAGCTCTGAGCAGAGCACGGCATTATGCAACGCAGGCTAGGGAAAAGGCAATACATTATCAGCATGAGGATCTTGGCTTTAATTATCGTCTGAGTAATGTTTTGGCTGGCATAGGAAGAGGACAGCTTCGTGTGTTGGATGAGCGCATTCAACAGAAACGAGAAGTCTTTGAAAAGTACAGATATGAGCTATCAGGAATTGATGGAATACAATTTATGCCGGAAAAAAGCTTTGGCAAGTCTACTCGATGGTTGACAACAATGACAATAGATCCTGAAATCTTAGGCAGTAGTGTTAGTGATTTAATAGGATATCTAGGCAAAGATAACATTGAATCCCGTCCAGTCTGGAAGCCGCTTCATCTACAGCCACTCTTTAAGGACGCCGTATATTTCACTCATGAAAGTGGTGTGGATATTAGCCAAATACTATTTGAAAAGGGAGTTTGTTTGCCCTCTGGAACAAATATGTCAGTGGATGAGCAGAGCTTTGTTATTAACCAAATGAAAGCTTTTTTTCGATAA
- the neuC gene encoding UDP-N-acetylglucosamine 2-epimerase, which translates to MKKVLVITGTRADYGIYYPVLRAIEDEHALELHLLVTGMHLSPQYGYTLDAIHKDGFRVSAKVDCLLQGSTHANMSRSIGIAIMGMTQSIEALEPDFVVVLGDRGEMLAAAIVSSHMNIPLVHLHGGEVSGTIDESVRHAISKLAHIHFVATNGSRERLIRLGEEPWRIHVVGAPRIETMMNTSLPDLEETKRKYDLDIDNDYVLFAYHPVTTEEVDMSKLGKMLEVLLTGENEVICVMPNSDAGADAIVDVYNRFAARGEMHLVTSFEQLDYLTMLKNAKVFIGNSSSGIIEAASFHVPVINIGTRQTGRERSANTIDIKADEIELMSALEYAMSEPFQQIVEASDNIYSRDNTSSHIVDILKRTSKSKQLIQKTITY; encoded by the coding sequence ATGAAGAAAGTATTGGTGATTACCGGAACACGGGCTGATTATGGGATATATTACCCGGTTTTGCGGGCTATTGAGGATGAACATGCTCTGGAGCTCCATCTGTTGGTGACAGGAATGCATTTATCCCCACAGTACGGATATACATTGGACGCTATTCATAAGGACGGATTTCGTGTATCTGCTAAGGTAGACTGTCTGCTGCAAGGGTCAACTCATGCCAATATGTCTCGCTCTATCGGAATAGCAATCATGGGCATGACGCAATCCATAGAAGCTTTGGAGCCAGATTTCGTCGTTGTTCTGGGAGATCGGGGAGAAATGCTTGCAGCCGCGATTGTATCCTCTCACATGAACATTCCGCTGGTTCATTTACATGGTGGCGAAGTATCCGGCACGATTGATGAGTCTGTTCGGCATGCGATCAGTAAGTTGGCTCACATTCATTTCGTGGCGACAAATGGAAGCAGAGAGCGTCTAATCCGGCTCGGGGAAGAACCATGGAGAATCCATGTAGTCGGTGCTCCGAGAATTGAAACGATGATGAATACATCCTTGCCTGATCTAGAGGAAACAAAACGTAAATACGATCTGGATATAGATAACGATTATGTGTTATTTGCTTACCATCCTGTCACCACGGAAGAGGTGGATATGAGCAAGCTTGGCAAGATGCTGGAAGTTCTTTTGACTGGAGAGAATGAGGTTATTTGTGTGATGCCTAATTCGGATGCTGGAGCTGATGCTATCGTTGATGTATATAATCGTTTTGCTGCAAGAGGTGAGATGCATCTTGTAACCAGTTTTGAGCAACTTGATTATCTGACAATGTTGAAAAATGCAAAAGTATTCATTGGAAATTCCTCTTCGGGGATTATCGAGGCTGCTTCCTTTCATGTTCCAGTCATTAACATTGGGACCCGTCAGACAGGTAGGGAGCGCTCTGCAAACACAATAGATATTAAAGCCGATGAGATCGAACTGATGTCTGCATTGGAGTATGCAATGTCTGAACCTTTCCAGCAAATTGTTGAAGCGTCTGACAATATATACAGTAGAGATAACACAAGCTCTCATATCGTGGATATATTGAAACGAACATCCAAGTCGAAGCAGCTTATTCAAAAGACAATTACCTATTAA
- a CDS encoding acetyltransferase — MSYIVFGTGGHAKVIVDILRSCGEKIIGVLDDFCKEEEWNGLPVLGDINQVDKLLSQYPGALFIVAIGDNTIRMKIVSQLKAATVQFGTAAHPSAVIAPSASIGEGTVVMPNSVINADAYVGEHTIINTAATIDHDCRIEDFVHISPGVHMAGGVQIGCCAHIGIGASLIPGVRVGCDTIVGAASCVIRDLPENVIAVGCPAKVIKTYKDKG; from the coding sequence TTGAGCTATATCGTTTTTGGAACAGGAGGACATGCCAAGGTCATAGTTGATATTTTACGATCTTGTGGTGAAAAAATCATTGGAGTTCTTGATGACTTTTGTAAAGAAGAAGAATGGAACGGGTTGCCAGTCTTGGGGGACATTAATCAGGTTGACAAACTATTATCTCAGTATCCCGGAGCGCTGTTCATTGTAGCAATCGGAGACAATACAATCAGAATGAAAATTGTGAGTCAATTAAAAGCAGCAACAGTCCAATTTGGAACTGCTGCTCACCCGAGCGCTGTAATCGCACCGAGCGCATCTATCGGCGAGGGGACGGTTGTCATGCCTAATTCAGTTATTAATGCTGACGCCTACGTTGGAGAGCACACCATAATTAATACGGCAGCTACCATAGACCACGATTGCCGGATAGAAGATTTTGTACACATTTCCCCAGGTGTACATATGGCAGGCGGAGTTCAGATTGGGTGCTGTGCTCATATCGGAATAGGTGCAAGTCTTATACCTGGTGTTCGTGTAGGGTGCGATACCATCGTTGGTGCTGCTTCTTGTGTCATCCGCGATTTGCCAGAGAACGTCATAGCTGTGGGTTGTCCGGCCAAAGTAATAAAAACCTATAAGGATAAGGGATGA
- the rffA gene encoding dTDP-4-amino-4,6-dideoxygalactose transaminase, with protein MINFNVPAIVGKEGEYIKESFSSGHLSGDGEFTRLCANWFDRTFNVKKTLITTSCTHALEMAAILLDIQQGDEIIMPSYTFVSTANAFVLRGAKIVFVDIRPDTMNIDEDLIEDAITDKTKVIVPVHYAGVACDMDKILDLANRYNLVVVEDAAQGILSEYKGRKLGTIGHLGCISFHETKNVHCGEGGALLVNDDRFVEKAEIIREKGTNRSKFFRGQVDKYTWVDIGSSYLPSELNTAFLMAQLEAAEMITKNRLASWNLYFNRLKPLSEEKLIDIPCIPLGNAHNAHIFYIKVRDLEIRTELLNFLRRHEIMAVFHYVPLHSSEAGLKHSSFTGRDVYTTRESERLIRLPLYFNIEESDINRIVDCIYNFFLQYSSSLVGGV; from the coding sequence ATGATAAATTTCAATGTACCGGCAATCGTAGGTAAAGAAGGAGAGTATATCAAAGAGTCATTTTCTAGTGGACATCTTTCGGGTGATGGAGAATTTACGCGGTTATGTGCAAATTGGTTTGATAGAACTTTTAATGTGAAAAAAACACTAATAACGACTTCTTGCACACATGCTCTGGAGATGGCTGCTATTCTCTTGGATATCCAACAGGGGGATGAAATTATCATGCCATCTTATACATTTGTATCCACTGCTAATGCCTTTGTTTTAAGAGGAGCTAAGATTGTGTTCGTGGATATCCGACCAGATACTATGAATATTGATGAAGATCTTATAGAAGATGCGATCACAGATAAAACAAAAGTAATTGTCCCAGTGCATTATGCTGGAGTAGCTTGTGATATGGATAAAATTTTAGATTTGGCGAATAGATACAATTTGGTAGTTGTAGAGGATGCAGCACAAGGGATTCTTAGTGAATATAAAGGGAGAAAACTTGGGACTATTGGTCATTTAGGATGTATCAGCTTTCACGAAACCAAAAATGTACATTGCGGAGAAGGTGGTGCTTTGTTGGTCAATGATGACCGATTTGTGGAGAAGGCTGAAATAATACGTGAGAAAGGGACAAACAGATCCAAATTTTTTAGAGGTCAGGTAGATAAGTATACTTGGGTTGACATAGGTTCGTCCTACCTCCCTAGTGAACTGAATACTGCCTTTTTAATGGCACAACTTGAAGCCGCGGAGATGATTACAAAAAATAGATTGGCTAGCTGGAATTTATATTTTAATAGATTAAAACCTCTGAGTGAAGAAAAATTAATCGACATACCTTGTATACCTCTGGGCAATGCTCATAATGCTCATATATTTTATATTAAAGTTAGAGATTTAGAAATAAGGACTGAACTATTGAATTTTTTGAGAAGACATGAAATTATGGCTGTTTTTCATTATGTACCGCTTCATAGCTCCGAGGCAGGGTTAAAACATAGTTCATTTACTGGTAGGGATGTTTACACAACTAGAGAGAGCGAACGTTTAATTAGATTACCTCTCTATTTTAATATTGAGGAGTCTGATATAAATCGGATTGTAGACTGTATTTATAATTTCTTTTTACAGTATAGTTCTTCTTTAGTCGGAGGGGTCTAG